One Triticum dicoccoides isolate Atlit2015 ecotype Zavitan chromosome 3B, WEW_v2.0, whole genome shotgun sequence genomic window, ACTTATATTCTTTGGCTGTAATATCCATAAAATTGAAAATCTTTTTAAGCACTCATGTCTACTACTCCCTCCCAAaataagtactccctccttcccaaaatcttGGGCGCATTAGTTTTAGCATGCAATTCCATAATCTAAGGCGTAGTACGTATTCTCTCTCGAGCAGTTACAGTGACGCTAAGTATGGCTTGTTATTTGGAAAGAATAAATCGCTAATTGTGGATGGGTCTTCCTTAcggttagctagctataataaagGAGTCGCTGGTTGAGGGCCCTCCAAAATTGAAGTTTGATCGGGGGCGTTCAGATTGGATCGCTCAACCATGACTTAGTCAGAGAGGAGATCGTGGGGTTAGAGAGGAGATCGTGGGAGGCAATTTTCCTCGTCCAGCCTACGACCGCTCAAGTAACGCCCACCTGCGCTATTTTTCGTGCTAAAACGTTGGACGCCCaagattttgggaaggagggagtataaagttgagacacttattttgggacagagggagtagatagAAAGCAGGTTGACCCAGTTCTATTCATAACTAAGCCGCCAGATTCTGTTTTGACATTGAAGTGCTGGGAACCTTTGATGAAAATTAATAATTCCTTATGGGACAATTGAAGAATAAAGTAATAAGTTGCCAATACAGATCAACCTACTTTTAAAATGGTCAACTCACTTTGCTATGACCTTGGACGGAACCTTTTTGCTACTCCAAATTAGAGTTGTGAATAATCTGCAACCATGGATTTTGGATTATTCTGCTGTTTATCGAGCTATTTTCTGAAAGGTTAATATCATAGTAGAGGACTATTGCAGCAGCTACGCACCAATGCTGCATTGCTGCTCAACTTGTACTACTTTCCATTATGAATTGCTGAAGGTTGGTGATTGCTGCAGATCACTATTTTTTATTTGATTTCCCGGGGCAAGTGGAACTTTTCTCCCTTCACACAAATGCAAGGAATATCATCAATAAACTCATCAAAAAGCTAGACTTGCGGGTACGTGCATGTTTTCAGTTTAATTCAAGCAAGTTATTCTGTTAATGAATTTCATTACCCACTCGTTCTTGGTATTTTGCAGCTGACTGCTGTGCACCTCGTTGATGCTCATTTATGTTGTGATCCTGGGAAGTATGTGAGTGCTTTGCTTCTTTCACTATCAACAATGTTACACTTGGAGCTACCACACATCAATGTTTTATCAAAGATTGACCTTATTGAGAACTATGGAAATTTAGGTATTGTGCTTGTCTGCAGCTGCCTTTAGTTTAGCAAATGTTTCAGCTGTAGTTGTTACTCATTTTCTTTATTATCAGCATTCAACCTTGACTTCTACACTGATGTCCAAGACCTTTCCTATTTGCAATACCATCTTGATCAAGATCCTCGTTCTGCCAAGTACAGGTAAATATGACGACTAACAATTAACTTTAATTCCTTGGGTAAGGGGTACATACAGTccgtactgcacctactgaaagtcATAAACCTGTCCAGACTTGATAGTATTTAGCAGTTAATCCTTTAGTAGGCATCTCCAATTCGCTGAAAAGCATTATAAAATATAACACAGCACTGATTTGTTATTGTTTTCCCTTTTAAATTGTGTAAACATTCTTAAGCTACAATAAATGTACTTGCACAAAGATCTAGAACTCTCCTTGTTCAGGTAAGATAGTGATCTAATGTAGTAATGTACTTACATAGTAACACTTGGAATTTGTCAGGCATCTTCAGTAGACTAGTGTTGCACCGTCAAACATTATGAACCCTTAAGTGCAGCATTATGAACCCTTAAACGCAGTAACCTTTGGAATCATTCACGGAAAACCTGCAGTGTTGGTGATCTTATACTTGTGTTAATTATGATATGGTGTTTTTAGACTTCAGGTTTCTTAGAACCTTTTGTATTTTGCTGACAGGAAACTTACAAAAGAGCTATGTGATGTGATTGATGATTTTAGCTTAGTCAATTTTTCGACTTTGGACATCCAGGTCTGTACTGGAAACAATTTATTATTTCAATTCAGTTTCATGTTGGTGCATGCAATTCAATAGACTTAATTCCTACTACTTTTGCCTCTAGGACAAGGAAAGTGTTGGTAATCTTGTGAAGTTGATTGACAAGAGCAATGGCTATATATTCTCTTCCATAGACAGCAGCGCTGTTGAGTTCAGCAAAATCGCAGCTGCGCCTCTTGACTGGGACTACTACAGATATCCTTTACTGCCTCTTGTACCAACTTATTCAAACAAGCATCTTTCTTGTCCCATTACTTATATGCTCTTTAATGTGGTAGAAGTGCACTGTTTATTTAGGTCACCTATTTCTGGCGTTGTGGCGTGTACATGCATATTCATGGTCCTGTTAACTCATTCCATGCCGAATAGTATAAAGTATATGGTGACTAGACTAGATCGCAAGACAACAAATCTGATAGTCTACCTCAATATGTGGGTGTGGTACCACTAGTCTACTAGAGTGTACACTGTATGATGTTTTTCTTGGCAATGACATGCTCCTGATACACCAATCCATTATACTACATGTCAAGTGCTTGCACGTTTTTTCCCCTTAACATATATGGTTACAACAGCGGCAGTGCAGGAGAAGTACATGAAAGATGATGAGATCGTCCAGAAAACAAGCGGGATGCAATGAGATCTGCGTTCGCTGGCGTCAGCTGCTGGTTAAACGTGTCACTGGTGTAGACTATGGCAATGTGGATTTATTACCTAAGCTGTAGACGTTGCCTGAAGTTTCTTGCTAGTCTCTAGATCTCTACTAGTAGAAGAATTTTGCCTTCACCTCTGAGGCGAAGGCAGTATGCTGTGAAACTGTATGCCAAGTATGCTTGTTGTTTCTCTTGACTTGGGGGTGATTTCAAGTATGCAGGACTAGTAGAAACTTCCCAGCTGAGCAGCACCTGTACCTTGGTCTCGTCGTGGGTCTGCATTTCTGTGCTACGGTAGAGTAGACGGTTTGCAATTTTGTATACTGGGTCCCCAACCGTTTAGCCGTTGAGCTTTTGTTTCCAGTTGTCGGGCGTGGCCACTGACCAGCAGTTGGCTGAGTTCCGATCCGATCTCAGATTGTCACCATAGAAATGACGCTGGTGGGTGGTGACTGCCGCCGGACGGATCGGACGTGGTGCAAAGGATGATATACGTACACTGTGCACAGCTGCCGACCTGGCATACAGTAGAGACGTACTACTACAGTATGTCGTGTTTATCCGGGGCGCTCTCAAAGTTCGTACGAGTGAGCGCGTGACTTACTGGTAAACCAGCAGCTGTTTGATTTAGAACGGTCGTTGTTGTTTACTCATTGACCCCGGGGACGGGGGCAGTCGATTACTCCGAATGCCGGAACGACTCGGCCATTGATCTTgtctttttttttttgcagggaaaAAGAAGATTTCATTAACTCACAGAGGCTTCTGGGCCTCGGAAATGTTTACAATGCAGTCTAAACCCGACCTCAACCACACAGCCGTGCGAGGGGTACTACGACCATACGCGGCTAGTGCATGACTGACATTGttttatgatctattaatgtgagaAAATAAAATCTCCCTAGATTCAGCAGTAATCATCCCGCTTATATTCTCTACCAGTGCTCGGACTTGTGATCGGTTCGCTGACTTGGCCGACAACATTGAAACTGCTTCAGAGCAGTCACCTCTACCAAGATGGCAGGTTGGTACGGTACAAAGCCAACTGCAGTCCTTCCCTGCATGCTTTCAACTCCGCTTGGAGGCTATTATCACATGTGAGCAGCTGCCTACAAGCTGAAAAAATGAGCTCCCCTCTGTCATCTCTAAGGACCATCCCCCCCCCCCTGCTGCGTCTGTGGCCTGTGGCCTGTACAAAGCTACCATCGGTATTCAGCTTTGTCCAGCCGGCTGGGGGAGATACCCAATGGGGCAGTTGTGCCTTCCTCTCGCTGGCATAGTCAGCTCGGCCTCCCTCTTGCACCACCATTTTCCCTTTCTCTAAATTTGCATGTGGAAACTGGTGGATACACAACAAAGAATTGATGTACCCTTGGAGGAAACGCCTGGATACTTCTGTGAGTGGAGGGACTTTGTCATGTGTGATTTCGTTGCGGATGTACCATGCCCGCCAC contains:
- the LOC119276791 gene encoding GPN-loop GTPase QQT1-like; translated protein: MVFGQVVIGPPGSGKTTYCNGMSQFLSLVGRKVAVINLDPANDALPYECAINIEDLIKLSDVMSEHSLGPNGGLVYCMDYLEMNIDWLEEKLKPLIEDHYFLFDFPGQVELFSLHTNARNIINKLIKKLDLRLTAVHLVDAHLCCDPGKYVSALLLSLSTMLHLELPHINVLSKIDLIENYGNLAFNLDFYTDVQDLSYLQYHLDQDPRSAKYRKLTKELCDVIDDFSLVNFSTLDIQDKESVGNLVKLIDKSNGYIFSSIDSSAVEFSKIAAAPLDWDYYRTAAVQEKYMKDDEIVQKTSGMQ